The following are encoded together in the Theileria orientalis strain Shintoku DNA, chromosome 1, complete genome genome:
- a CDS encoding calmodulin-domain protein kinase, with translation MGCTSSKPRTLGTLKQVESFSTDDMEPPRHTESDVMLKPSMYIGDKKTDFNSLYTPCRKLGSGAYGNVYLCTRKETSKEYAVKVIKKQDLSDRKLSNDLLKEVNYLKELDHPNIAKLHDVYEDDTAYYIVMDACYGGELFEQIIKRKKLTESCSASIIKQILSGVCYLHKNRIVHRDLKPENLLLETEEVNSRIKIVDFGLSARLFDQTLRERLGTVYYIAPEVIKKNYDEKCDVWSCGVILYILLCGYPPFAAGQDNEIIQKVVEGSYTFPSKEWSKVSSDAKDLINMMLTYDPKKRISAAQALRHQWIVKRTKESSNIFEPESMSLALTNLRSFTKTQKLGQAAMLLMANKFTTNDEINELTKLFSELDTNGDGSLDRSELLHGYRKVKQHMRDSCSKMTDEEIKKEVNDIIKACDLDHSGTINYCEFITGCIDKCKLLSKERLKLAFSTFDADGSGKISKKEITEIFGLCKLPESWSTLLDDMDVNHDGEIDFDEFVSMLNQVSAF, from the exons atgggaTGCACTTCTTCTAAGCCAAGAACGCTCGGAACTCTTAAACAAGTGGAATCCTTCAGCACGGATGACATGGAACCGCCACGTCATACTGAATCAGACGTTATGCTTAAACCGA GCATGTACATTGGCGATAAGAAGACCGATTTCAACAGCCTGTACACACCCTGTAGAAAACTTGGCAGCGGCGCCTACGGAAATGTGTACCTGTGTACGAGGAAGGAAACCAGTAAAGAATACGCAGTTAAGGTCATAAAGAAGCAGGACCTGTCAGATCGGAAACTATCCAATGATTTGCTGAAGGAAGTAaactacctgaaggagctggatcACCCGAACATTGCAAAGCTGCATGACGTGTACGAGGATGATACGGCATACTATATAGTAATGGATGCGTGCTACGGAGGAGAGTTGTTCgaacaaataattaagagGAAGAAGCTTACGGAAAGCTGCTCAGCGTCGATCATAAAACAGATACTGTCAGGAGTCTGCTATTTACACAAGAACAGGATCGTACACAGAGACCTGAAGCCGGAAAATCTGCTATTGGAAACGGAAGAAGTAAACTCGAGGATAAAGATAGTCGACTTCGGCCTATCGGCAAGATTATTCGATCAGACGCTGAGGGAGCGACTGGGAAC GGTCTATTATATCGCTCCGGAAGTAATTAAGAAGAATTACGATGAAAAGTGCGACGTGTGGTCATGCGGCGTCATACTCTACATTTTGCTGTGCG GATATCCGCCTTTCGCGGCAGGCCAGGACAACGAGATTATACAAAAGGTCGTAGAAGGCTCCTACACGTTCCCTTCGAAGGAGTGGTCAAAAGTGTCGAGTGACGCTAAGGACCTGATAAACATGATGTTGACGTACGACCCGAAAAAGAGGATCTCGGCAGCCCAAGCGCTCCGCCACCAGTGGATCGTTAAACGAACGAAGGAATCCAGTAACATCTTTGAGCCTGAATCCATGTCACTCGCACTCACAAACCTCAGGTCGTTCACGAAGACGCAGAAGTTGGGGCAGGCAGCGATGCTTTTAATGGCAAACAAGTTCACCACAAACGATGAAATTAACGAACTGACGAAACTATTTTCGGAATTGGACACGAACGGGGACGGCTCCTTGGACAGGAGTGAGTTGCTGCACGGATACAGAAAGGTTAAGCAG CATATGCGTGACTCGTGTTCCAAAATGACTGACgaggaaattaaaaaggaagtcAATGATATAATTAAGGCCTGTGACCTAGATCACAGCGGAACCATAAACTACTGTG AATTCATAACTGGCTGTATCGATAAGTGTAAATTACTTTCCAAGGAGAGACTGAAGTTGGCATTCTCCACATTTGACGCAGATGGCTCAGGCAAAATAAGCAAGAAAGAGATAACTGAA ATCTTTGGACTCTGTAAATTACCTGAGAGCTGGTCCACGCTCCTAGACGACATGGACGTGAACCACGACGGTGAAATCGATTTTGATGAGTTCGTTTCCATGCTAAATCAGGTTTCTGCCTTCTAG
- a CDS encoding thrombospondin, type I repeat containing protein, producing MDGDVLTNEAEKLKLLSTSRGLRIPNIDEIGENFSVRDYNLALIDVGNKFEAVYPIIQDFRSKKFMYEFYTNWNPFLFQNDQRCKPFFVEEIEGYGFDSDTGSCKCPGVYLPCTLNQSINDKASWSNFLENASGKKQTKISPENLKIAISNLEGIDINGKLLEREGNLTSDDSKDLVCKSSDVILCSVQDIESQTTEWSDWTGCSTKCGPGIQQRMKIHYDGTKYSLIKESKPCELEKCAYSSGDTPPRCALRTIEENDKFSVVNKCECPRVEDKICTSEEARKSIHHWLPGFRRFCESELNANEETNIIQEDLVDHKRDIMGSNIKIEFSDGFYVDCSENWGINEVDYLHIYCKSGSPILCKNMEEYQPIKFSALEKEKILGIPTYLIVIVWAVLVYGTYRVIKKCFEGRKQK from the exons ATGGACGGTGATGTGTTGACGAATGAAGCTGAAAAACTGAAATTGCTGTCCACGTCCAGAGGGCTCAGGATTCCAAACATTGATGAAATAGGCGAGAATTTTAGCGTTAGGGACTACAATCTTGCATTGATCGATGTtggaaataaatttgaagcGGTTTATCCCATCATTCAGGACTTCCGCTCCAAAAAGTTCATGTACgaattttacacaaactGGAATCCATTCTTATTTCAAAATGACCAGAGATGCAAGCCGTTCTTTGTTGAGGAGATAGAAGGATATGGGTTCGATTCGGATACGGGGAGCTGTAAATGCCCGGGTGTTTATTTACCCTGCACCTTAAATCAGTCTATAAACGACAAAGCCTCCTGGTCAAATTTTTTAGAGAATGCCTctggaaaaaaacaaacaaaaatCAGTCCCGAAAATCTGAAAATAGCCATTAGCAACCTTGAAGGAATAGACATAAATGGAAAGTTGCTGGAAAGGGAGGGAAATCTGACCAGCGATGACTCAAAGGATCTTGTTTGCAAATCCTCAGACGTAATCCTGTGTTCCGTTCAAGACATTGAATCCCAGACTACTGAGTG GTCTGACTGGACTGGGTGTAGCACCAAATGTGGACCCGGGATTCAGCAGAGGATGAAGATCCACTACGATGGTACAAAATACTCCTTAATCAAGGAATCCAAGCCTTGTGAGCTGGAGAAGTGCGCCTATTCTAGTGGAGATACACCGCCCAGATGTGCATTGAGAACCATTGAAGAGAACGATAAGTTTTCGGTGGTCAACAAATGTGAGTGCCCTCGAgtagaagataaaatatgtacatCAGAAGAAGCCAGAAAATCCATACACCACTGGTTGCCTGGATTTAGACGTTTCTGTGAGTCCGAACTAAACGCCAATGAAGAGACTAACATCATACAAGAG GATCTCGTTGACCACAAAAGGGATATAATGGGAAGCAACATCAAAATAGAGTTCTCAGACGGATTCTATGTCGACTGCTCAGAAAATTGGGGAATAAACGAAGTTGACTACCTACACATATACTGCAAGTCAGGATCACCCATACTATGCAAAAATATGGAAGAGTATCAACcaataaaat tCTCAGCATTGGAAAAGGAGAAAATCTTAGGAATACctacatatttaatagtaATTGTGTGGGCAGTTCTCGTGTATGGAACATACAGAGTAATTAAAAAGTGTTTTGAGGgtagaaaacaaaaataa
- a CDS encoding uncharacterized protein (WD40 repeat-like domain containing protein): MQRAVVAPIKSSQVDDIDIEFQDSIYNATYYLHNQEIHSIWIRGRITDVNTVHQFFDIDDGFGRVLRIQYCKEYVDIQSNDPEIIKNCKSCEDGNRLLADKSKRRRIKVLLGERVASAIVESEMSFEPLNQSTSYDDTVMKSFNVSVAFKDRFSATNGMDWDKTGEYMINSSYDKTVYIYSVSKSSVTNSLQSKKHGVELVKFTNDSPRHIICSSESGSPNVAVRLWDIVENRYIKSFSLDTPLMRGVGILSHPNRNLMLTNAVDGTVSVYSIDSTTPLMTFQSQGASVGAFDFDGLVVGRYAGTSSKVLSLYDLNKLQSPFKTFELTHVLKKTEDVNSITFSPNGRYIILGTNYCRLICINSVNGSAIFACCYGEIPASKSKESELCFPAISPDGKYLLSGKSRGLVTDVRRLPG, translated from the exons ATGCAAAGGGCAGTAGTTGCTCCAATCAAATCATCTCAAGTGGACGATATCGACATAGAGTTCCAAGATTCCATATACAATGCTACATATTACCTGCATAACCAGGAAATACACTCAATTTGGATAAGAGGAAGAATAACAGA CGTAAATACAGTACACCAATTCTTTGATATCGATGACGGCTTCGGAAGAGTGTTAAGAATACAGTACTGTAAGGAATATGTGGACATACAATCAAATGACCCTGAAATTATAAAG AATTGCAAAAGTTGCGAAGACGGAAATAGATTACTGGCCGATAAAAGTAAGCGCAGGAGGATTAAAGTGTTATTAGGTGAAAGAGTGGCTAGTGCAATCGTGGAATCGGAGATGTCGTTTGAACCGCTAAATCAATCAACGTCATACGACGACACAGTGATGAAAAG CTTCAACGTGTCGGTGGCATTCAAGGACAGGTTCTCAGCAACGAACGGAATGGATTGGGATAAGACGGGAGAGTACATGATTAACTCGTCGTACGACAAGACAGTGTACATCTACTCAGTGTCAAAATCAAG TGTGACTAATTCCCTTCAAAGTAAAAAGCACGGAGTCGAACTGGTTAAATTTACGAACGACTCACCAAGACACATAATATGCTCCTCAGAAAGTGGATCGCCAAACG tGGCAGTGAGACTGTGGGACATCGTGGAGAATCGCTACATTAAAAGCTTTTCACTCGACACACC ACTGATGAGAGGTGTTGGCATACTGTCGCATCCGAACAGGAATTTGATGTTAACGAACGCAGTGGATGGTACAGTATCAGTGTACTCAATAGATAGCACAACGCCACTG ATGACGTTTCAATCACAAGGGGCGTCAGTCGGAGCATTTGACTTTGACGGGCTGGTAGTTGGAAGGTACGCAGGAACGAGCTCAAAAGTACTATCACTATACGACTTGAATAAACTCCAG TCGCCGTTTAAAACGTTCGAACTCACACACGTGTTGAAGAAGACGGAGGACGTGAAC AGCATCACGTTCAGCCCGAACGGAAGATACATAATACTCGGGACGAATTACTGCAGACTCATATGCATCAACTCAGTTAACGGGTCGGCAATATTCGCCTGCTGCTACGGAGAGATACCGGCGTCGAAGTCGAAGGAGTCGGAACTGTGCTTCCCAGCAATATCGCCAGACGGAAAGTACCTGCTCTCAGGTAAGTCGAGGGGATTGGTGACAGATGTGCGCAGGTTGCCTGGATAA
- a CDS encoding uncharacterized protein (protein of unknown function DUF529 repeat containing protein) has protein sequence MRLISYVLFLFCSFGAKFVKAAPTLDLDTYDPEEFTLTLQRQSDYSIEQFTPKSNDQITRVTSSGFELYGGDGSDTVSTVNVYSVRSVPQMVQINLNSGTSTHFQKKGNEYQEVDENQFSQLKGKLDDGSFTANLNFTLNLESKFTPRNLFTKKEHLVDGVNTLVFTPESQPQITLVKEGPFTVATAGTNEHFTRVTVSLNRQRMSLALVESSNNGTSHAYYFHKTSSWKQVDKAEYERLLNALHPVDVYEKVTLDITSPNDQHFQQERDYDGGLTETVYNPKVGYEVKKVTSGSTELWSSNENRSSKVVVFSTKDGVKLVKVELKNPEGNATNVFLFEDQGTFSVVNEMEFSDRVQKLKNELSKQRGQPTSSGTLDVASPNLSEFHVVKRLFKGVHYKEFSRIDGHSIPKVESSGTVVFESTSNVAVTHVNVFMKNGVPSMYQVSGVFANYDSFNSLLKLDQGTPVAVDSTEFNEFIKTATQPPNMFTKLSVNLASPEQDNVAVYTSKVYGLDNTVAQAHDGYYFNEVTFGERHVWSADDHSGVSVTQAVAFRNRAVADEFKLLELEGFKNGTYVTFYYEKLLGGWNSIDQATFQNKFRLLKFPDMAVPPSERQVRKHGPDFVLPPVTPEETGEPTVTEPQEELPGAPTGPEEEVVPTVPETPMALPPAPTEPETQEPPTGPEEEVVPTVPETPMALPPAPTEPETQEPPTEVPASKQLEVVHLDTEHLDESKVSMIAGTDQGYYFKSYSPKDDVYIGSVKGPNGFTFDGRGGRLVTLAKFFWVHSRLIGATLFTVSVNRQGPLEYYYTYDNNEWNYSTSMTKLTERIANETAYTEDQKADLVNLYNQTQKLNETLEKLKQMELKAAEKRRKQEEKENKVVVPKKLSHKTRLYNEMVDMDQVPVPKTPEAVEETEEELEKRRQSYAGGDKILVESELLYFELSNPKTNNYVHTKDYTCMGLPSVDVTPFAGRFVHVVSLHGKRIWVSSNNKRATNLQLFYADEQIVGALLKVTSVVRGTTITGEEFDYLFVKDGELQKVTVNDFMNLANTRFQSAALVSISKLPQGPQASQIPQPA, from the coding sequence ATGAGGCTAATTTCCTAcgttttgtttttgttttgcTCTTTCGGGGCAAAATTTGTCAAAGCAGCTCCCACATTGGATTTAGACACATACGATCCAGAGGAATTCACTCTCACATTACAACGACAGTCCGATTATAGCATAGAGCAATTTACACCTAAGTCTAACGATCAGATTACAAGAGTTACCTCTTCGGGATTTGAACTTTATGGAGGTGATGGTTCAGATACTGTGTCAACCGTCAATGTCTACTCTGTTAGATCAGTTCCTCAAATGGTACAAATCAATTTGAATTCTGGCACTTCAACTCATTTCCAGAAGAAAGGCAATGAATATCAAGAAGTTGACGAGAACCAATTTTCTCAATTGAAGGGTAAATTGGACGATGGCTCTTTCACCGCAAATTTGAACTTCACACTCAATCTTGAATCTAAGTTTACACCCAGGAACTTGTTCACTAAAAAGGAGCATTTGGTTGATGGTGTGAACACCTTGGTATTCACCCCTGAATCACAACCACAAATTACATTGGTGAAGGAGGGACCCTTTACAGTGGCCACCGCTGGCACTAATGAGCATTTTACCAGGGTTACAGTAAGTCTTAACCGTCAAAGAATGTCTCTCGCATTAGTTGAGTCTTCTAACAACGGCACATCACACGcctattattttcataagACATCTTCATGGAAACAAGTTGACAAGGCTGAGTACGAAAGACTTTTGAATGCGTTACATCCAGTAGACGTTTATGAAAAGGTTACTCTTGACATCACTAGTCCAAACGATCAACATTTCCAACAAGAAAGGGACTACGATGGCGGCTTGACGGAGACTGTGTACAACCCAAAGGTTGGCTACGAAGTGAAAAAGGTTACATCTGGAAGCACTGAACTCTGGAGCTCAAACGAAAACAGATCTTCAAAGGTGGTTGTTTTCTCAACCAAAGATGGCGTTAAACTTGTAAAAGTTGAACTAAAAAATCCCGAAGGAAATGCCACAAATGTCTTTTTGTTTGAAGATCAGGGAACATTCAGTGTTGTGAATGAAATGGAATTCAGTGATCGCGTACAGAAACTTAAGAATGAGCTGTCCAAACAAAGAGGACAACCAACAAGTTCAGGTACTCTTGATGTCGCCAGCCCCAACCTTTCCGAATTCCACGTTGTTAAAAGATTATTTAAGGGCGTTCACTACAAAGAGTTTTCCAGAATTGATGGTCACAGCATTCCCAAGGTTGAGTCCTCTGGTACAGTCGTGTTTGAATCCACATCAAATGTTGCAGTCACCCATGTAAACGTGTTCATGAAAAATGGAGTTCCATCAATGTATCAAGTTTCAGGAGTATTTGCAAATTACGACTCATTTAACAGTCTTTTGAAATTGGATCAGGGCACCCCTGTAGCAGTAGACAGCACTGAATTTAACGAGTTCATTAAAACTGCCACTCAACCACCAAATATGTTCACAAAACTCTCAGTCAATCTTGCAAGCCCTGAACAAGATAACGTAGCCGTTTACACTTCAAAAGTATACGGGCTCGACAACACGGTTGCACAGGCACACGATGGCTACTACTTCAATGAGGTCACCTTCGGTGAAAGACATGTGTGGAGCGCCGATGACCACTCAGGAGTTTCTGTCACTCAAGCAGTCGCATTCAGAAACAGGGCAGTAGCAGATGAGTTCAAACTTTTGGAACTAGAGGGCTTCAAGAATGGCACCTATGTAACTTTCTATTACGAGAAGCTTTTGGGCGGCTGGAATAGTATTGACCAAGCCACGTTCCAGAACAAGTTCCGCCTGTTGAAGTTCCCAGATATGGCAGTGCCTCCGTCTGAAAGACAAGTACGTAAACACGGACCAGACTTCGTACTCCCACCTGTAACACCAGAAGAGACAGGTGAACCGACGGTTACAGAGCCGCAAGAGGAACTACCCGGAGCTCCAACTGGTCCAGAAGAGGAAGTCGTTCCAACAGTTCCAGAGACACCAATGGCATTACCACCTGCACCAACGGAACCAGAAACTCAAGAGCCACCAACTGGTCCAGAAGAGGAAGTCGTTCCAACAGTTCCAGAGACACCAATGGCATTACCACCTGCACCAACGGAACCAGAAACTCAAGAGCCACCAACTGAAGTACCTGCATCAAAACAACTCGAGGTTGTTCATCTCGATACCGAACATCTGGATGAATCCAAGGTATCGATGATCGCAGGAACTGACCAAGGCTACTACTTCAAATCATACTCCCCAAAGGATGATGTTTACATCGGTAGCGTTAAAGGACCCAATGGATTCACGTTCGATGGCAGAGGAGGAAGACTCGTCACTTTGGCTAAGTTCTTCTGGGTGCACTCGAGACTCATTGGAGCAACCCTTTTCACCGTTTCCGTCAACAGACAGGGACCTTTGGAATACTACTACACGTATGATAACAACGAATGGAATTACAGCACGAGCATGACTAAACTAACCGAACGCATAGCCAACGAAACTGCATACACAGAAGATCAGAAGGCAGACCTGGTGAATTTGTACAACCAAACCCAGAAGTTGAATGAAACTCTTGAAAAACTCAAGCAAATGGAATTGAAGGCGGCAGAGAAGAGAAGGAAACaggaagagaaggaaaACAAGGTCGTCGTGCCCAAAAAACTCAGCCACAAGACGAGGCTGTACAACGAAATGGTGGATATGGACCAGGTCCCAGTACCAAAGACTCCCGAAGCAGTTGAGGAGACTGAGGAGGAGCTTGAAAAGAGAAGGCAGTCCTACGCCGGCGGAGACAAGATCCTCGTCGAGTCCGAGTTGCTATACTTCGAACTATCTAACCCCAAAACTAACAACTACGTTCACACCAAGGACTACACCTGCATGGGTCTCCCCTCGGTTGACGTAACGCCGTTCGCAGGAAGATTCGTACACGTAGTATCATTGCACGGAAAGAGGATCTGGGTGAGCTCCAACAACAAAAGAGCCACAAACTTGCAGCTGTTCTACGCTGACGAGCAAATCGTAGGGGCGCTTCTCAAGGTCACGTCGGTGGTGAGAGGCACGACGATCACCGGAGAGGAGTTCGATTACCTCTTCGTCAAGGACGGGGAGCTCCAGAAGGTCACCGTCAACGACTTCATGAACCTGGCCAACACCAGATTCCAGTCGGCAGCGCTCGTAAGCATTTCCAAATTACCCCAAGGACCTCAAGCGTCCCAAATACCCCAACCAGCCTAA
- a CDS encoding transcription factor IIH subunit has protein sequence MSDVVENEQQYEEETEFQSVIEENFFNYLKELDERVWQRLFQVKACLLALFRSLGELEKLIIYRLLYINQAVSERALRLWMCSHSISDLKNAFTLLQSYKIIQASETTTKEGKQQFRLHPDFKNGLISLLSNDENYKYSSDLVMLDSLSNQNTSENVNGSQAAEERYTSLTDQGTSQESPPRKTKAPPKVEDLIKHAKLKLDFILLFLVSPDSRKGTMKVNKISRKIRRLKKQTTETNDLSKKIENLEKKFNRLSKNAGVINPPKKGAKNSKTGETKMSRQTLSWLLKDVTSQMTSLLVGYVQNIDNGCLTNIAPINRNTEDSEKSSVELKEVALKAVTESVELLLALSQSKCGDCFSTENLTKTQMRLVRLLNELGIVYYKNANRFYIYDLSYIIGKSNINVDLFKEFDVNKTAGNESRIIVQSNFKVYVYTASPLQISVLSHLCELQARTPNLVVGVLTRESVQSAFKSGITSNEIIRFLSPMKLSLSYAGTCNSFMDSFANYKIPENVCRQLKMWESERDRIELSPAILFKRWDADFMPELFQRTVRWAQSKRYDLFFTQWPSDPHSQEFAEWMSKEKYLACKLELKEEIINQIRLIRTDISNERNKKEESSIVNGKTTTLNKRVIKANGS, from the exons ATGTCCGATGTTGTTGAAAACGAACAACAATATGAAGAGGAAACAGAATTTCAATCTGTAATTGAGGAAAATTTCTTCAACTACCTCAAAGAATTGGATGAACGAGTGTGGCAGAGGCTGTTCCAAGTAAAAGCATGCCTTTTAGCACTATTCAGAAGCCTGGGAGAGCTGGAAAAACTCATAATATATAGGCTgttgtatataaatcagGCGGTGAGCGAGAGAGCGTTGAGGCTGTGGATGTGCTCACACTCAATATCGGATCTTAAGAACGCATTCACGCTCCTCCAGTCGTATAAGATCATTCAGGCGTCGGAAACGACGACCAAGGAGGGAAAGCAGCAGTTCAGATTGCACCCGGActttaaaaatggattgATAAGTCTGCTCTCAAACGACGAAAACTATAAATACTCGTCAGACCTGGTAATGCTGGACTCACTGAGTAACCAGAACACATCGGAAAATGTGAACGGATCgcaagctgctgaagaaagATACACCTCGTTGACAGATCAGGGGACATCGCAGGAAAGTCCGCCACGTAAAACGAAGGCGCCCCCGAAGGTCGAAGACCTGATAAAGCACGCGAAGCTTAAGCTGGACTTCATACTTCTTTTTTTAGTATCACCTGATTCAAGGAAGGGGACGATGaaagttaataaaatatcaagGAAAATCAGAAGACTGAAGAAGCAGACGACGGAAACGAACGACCTGTCGAAGAAGATAGAAAACCTGGAAAAAAAGTTCAACAGGCTCTCGAAAAATGCAGGAGTAATCA ATCCGCCGAAGAAGGGAGCAAAGAACTCAAAAACAGGAGAGACGAAAATGAGTAGGCAGACGCTGAGTTGGTTGCTGAAGGACGTGACGAGTCAGATGACGTCACTGCTGGTGGGATACGTGCAGAACATAGACAACGGATGCCTGACAAACATAGCACCAATTAACAGAAACACGGAGGACTCGGAGAAGTCGTCAGTGGAGTTGAAGGAGGTGGCACTGAAGGCAGTAACGGAGTcagtggagctgctgctggcaCTATCGCAGTCGAAGTGTGGAGACTGCTTCTCCACGGAAAACTTGACGAAGACACAGATGAGGCTGGTGAGGCTGTTGAACGAGCTGGGAATAGTCTACTACAAAAACGCAAACAGGTTCTACATATACGACCTGTCATACATTATCGGAAAGTCAAACATAAACGTGGACCTCTTCAAGGAGTTCGACGTAAACAAAACGGCGGGAAACGAAAGCAGGATCATCGTGCAGAGTAACTTCAAGGTGTACGTGTACACAGCGAGTCCGCTGCAAATCAGCGTGCTGAGTCACCTGTGTGAGCTGCAGGCGAGGACGCCGAACCTGGTGGTGGGCGTGCTGACGAGAGAGAGCGTGCAGTCAGCCTTCAAGTCAGGAATAACGTCAAACGAGATCATAAGGTTCCTGTCGCCGATGAAGCTGAGTCTGAGCTACGCAGGGACCTGCAACAGCTTCATGGACTCGTTCGCAAACTACAAGATACCGGAGAACGTGTGCAGGCAGCTGAAGATGTGGGAGTCGGAAAGAGACAGAATAGAGCTGAGTCCAGCGATCCTGTTTAAGAGGTGGGACGCAGATTTTATGCCAGAGCTCTTCCAGAGAACAGTGAGGTGGGCGCAGAGCAAGAGGTACGACCTGTTCTTCACGCAGTGGCCGTCGGACCCGCACTCGCAGGAGTTCGCGGAGTGGATGAGCAAGGAAAAGTACCTGGCGTGCAAGCTGGAGCTCAAGGAGGAGATAATTAACCAGATCAGACTGATAAGAACGGATATATCGAACGAAAGAAACAAAAAGGAAGA GAGTAGCATTGTGAATGGAAAAACAACTACATTGAATAAAAGGGTAATTAAAGCGAACGGTAGTTAA
- a CDS encoding uncharacterized protein (longin-like domain containing protein) has protein sequence MSSWLNNIVDNLSSKKPSTDQPKADSGKSGCHIYAIVVMRHYAAKEACRLSAEYDFSPLPVYIAKISREVTDLVSRTCAQEAFPDQTKGVDMENNMGTFYVKATNVPPPNQLVFVVAVNNECTRYQALQFLHEAMQLYKPVGNLLKDNVGEALAHKELRELMMKYKGKKDVLLDAQKKLDETRMIVMDTLDGLINRQGNLDELIARSHDMTQSTARLMRDARRRNSCCNIM, from the exons ATGTCGAGCTggttaaataatatagttGATAATTTGTCATCAAAAAAACCTTCAACGGATCAGCCTAAGGCCGATTCCGGCAAATCAGGATGCCACATATACGCGATAGTTGTTATGAGACACTACGCAGCAAAAGAGGCGTGTAGACTATCAGCGGAATACGATTTTAGTCCACTACCAGTATATATAGCAAAAATATCACGAGAAGTTACAGATTTAGTATCAAG AACGTGTGCCCAGGAAGCGTTTCCAGATCAAACAAAGGGCGTTGATATGGAGAACAACATGGGAACGTTCTACGTCAAAGCAACCAATGTACCACCTCCAAATCAGCTGGTGTTCGTTGTGGCAGTAAACAACGAGTGCACGCGATACCAGGCACTTCAGTTCCTGCACGAAGCGATGCAGCTATACAAG CCGGTTGGAAATTTACTAAAGGACAATGTTGGCGAAGCACTAGCACACAAAGAATTAAGAGAACTGATGATGAAGTATAAGGGCAAAAAGGACGTGTTACTTGACGCACAAAAGAAATTGGACGAG ACCAGAATGATCGTCATGGATACGTTGGATGGCCTCATAAACAGACAGGGGAACCTAGATGAACTTATCGCAAGGAGTCACGACATGACGCAGAGCACTGCGAGGCTGATGAG GGACGCTAGAAGGAGAAATAGCTGTTGTAACATAATGTGA
- a CDS encoding uncharacterized protein (Os02g0510100 protein): MENSTPSQYISSILRKNVVVKLYNGCDYKGILAGLDERMNLAMEDTAEYLDGKHVKTYGDAFIRGNNVYYISHDRKPQE, encoded by the exons ATGGAAAACAGTACTCCGAGTCAATACATAAGTAGTATATTACGCAAGAATGTTGTTGTGAAGCTATACAACGGATGCGACTACAAAG GGATATTGGCCGGGTTAGATGAGAGAATGAACCTGGCAATGGAGGATACAGCTGAATATCTGGACGGGAAGCACGTGAAGACGTACGGGGACGCCTTCATAAGAGGAAACAACG TCTATTACATCAGCCACGATCGCAAGCCACAAGAGTAA